The following proteins are encoded in a genomic region of Sorangiineae bacterium MSr12523:
- a CDS encoding acyl-protein synthetase, with translation MDARRNESEALHERARAFVRAFDEGNPMPEPFDALASDLARFQARYVPGYAKLLAARGLDASRFARAGDAPAVPTDAFKVARVSAFPEQDTPITFRTSGTTVGARGSHPFRDAGTYERAAVAFARRTLLQGFPERVHVLVLGPSAKDLPDSSLSHMNDAFVHAFGLPHDGDVFFLRDDILDLAALDETVARILVTSDAPVLLLATAFACAYLLDGLGDADFRLPKGSRVMQTGGFKGKSREIEPHDLRRELARVFHIAEDDIRGEYGMTELSSQFYEERGGGPYLEPPWARVVPVDPVTLEPVPQGAEGIARIEDLMNVDSAFAVLAADRVRRVSGGFELLGRTPGAPPRGCSLTVEEILGS, from the coding sequence ATGGACGCACGACGCAACGAGAGCGAAGCCCTGCACGAGCGCGCACGCGCCTTCGTGCGGGCGTTCGACGAGGGAAACCCGATGCCGGAGCCGTTCGATGCTCTGGCGAGCGATCTCGCACGCTTTCAAGCGCGGTACGTGCCGGGGTACGCGAAGTTGCTCGCGGCCCGAGGGCTCGATGCGTCGCGTTTTGCCAGGGCAGGTGACGCGCCTGCGGTACCGACGGACGCCTTCAAGGTGGCGCGCGTGAGTGCATTTCCAGAGCAGGACACGCCCATCACGTTCCGCACGAGTGGAACCACCGTGGGCGCACGCGGATCGCATCCCTTTCGCGATGCGGGCACGTACGAGCGTGCCGCAGTGGCCTTCGCGCGGCGCACCCTTTTGCAAGGCTTCCCCGAGCGCGTGCACGTTCTCGTGCTCGGACCCTCGGCGAAGGATCTCCCGGATTCCTCGCTGTCGCACATGAACGACGCGTTCGTGCACGCCTTCGGCTTGCCCCACGACGGCGACGTCTTCTTCCTGCGTGACGATATCCTCGATCTCGCAGCGCTGGACGAAACGGTGGCGCGCATCCTCGTCACCAGCGACGCGCCGGTGCTCTTGCTGGCCACGGCGTTTGCCTGCGCGTACCTGCTGGACGGGCTTGGCGATGCGGACTTCCGCCTTCCCAAGGGAAGCCGCGTGATGCAGACCGGCGGCTTCAAGGGAAAAAGCCGCGAGATCGAGCCCCACGACTTGCGGCGCGAGCTCGCGCGCGTCTTTCACATCGCCGAGGACGACATCCGGGGCGAGTACGGCATGACCGAGCTGTCGAGCCAATTCTACGAGGAGCGCGGTGGCGGTCCTTACCTCGAGCCTCCGTGGGCGCGCGTCGTTCCCGTCGATCCGGTGACCCTCGAGCCGGTGCCCCAAGGCGCCGAGGGCATCGCCCGCATCGAGGACCTGATGAACGTCGACAGCGCCTTCGCCGTTCTCGCGGCCGATCGCGTGCGCCGTGTGTCGGGCGGTTTCGAGCTGCTCGGGCGCACGCCCGGCGCTCCGCCGCGTGGCTGCTCGCTCACCGTCGAAGAGATCCTCGGCTCGTGA